The Hyla sarda isolate aHylSar1 unplaced genomic scaffold, aHylSar1.hap1 scaffold_79, whole genome shotgun sequence genome includes a region encoding these proteins:
- the LOC130346480 gene encoding keratin-associated protein 9-1-like, producing MNPEGGETIQISEETIQIVQNELEKSERNVLCTMMCDENVTQQSCDVTQQSCDSSDVTQPSCDVTQQSCDSSDVTQPSCDVTQQTCDSSDVTQPSCDVTQQSCDSSDVTQPSCDVTQQTCDSSDVTQPSCGVTQQSCDSSDVTQPSCDVTQQTCDSSDVTQPSCDVTQQSCDSSDVTQPSCDVTQQSCDSSDVTQPSCDVTQQTCDSSDVTQPSCDVTQQSCDSSDVTQPSCDVTQQSCDSSDVTQPSCDVTQQTCDVRFAALNAFNP from the coding sequence ATGAACCCTGAGGGTGGTGAGACCATCCAGATATCTGAGGAGACTATTCAAATTGTGCAAAATGAACTTGAAAAGTCTGAGAGAAATGTATTGTGTACAATGATGTGTGATGAAAATGTTACACAGCAGTCATGTGATGTCACCCAGCAGTCATGTGATAGCAGTGATGTCACCCAGCCATCATGTGATGTCACCCAGCAGTCATGTGATAGCAGTGATGTCACCCAGCCATCATGTGATGTCACCCAGCAGACATGTGATAGCAGTGATGTCACCCAGCCATCATGTGATGTCACCCAGCAGTCATGTGATAGCAGTGATGTCACCCAGCCATCATGTGATGTCACCCAGCAGACATGTGATAGCAGTGATGTCACCCAGCCATCATGTGGTGTCACCCAGCAGTCATGTGATAGCAGTGATGTCACCCAGCCATCATGTGATGTCACCCAGCAGACATGTGATAGCAGTGATGTCACCCAGccatcatgtgatgtcacgcagCAGTCATGTGATAGCAGTGATGTCACCCAGCCATCATGTGATGTCACCCAGCAGTCATGTGATAGCAGTGATGTCACCCAGCCATCATGTGATGTCACCCAGCAGACATGTGATAGCAGTGATGTCACCCAGCCATCATGTGATGTCACCCAGCAGTCATGTGATAGCAGTGATGTCACCCAGCCATCATGTGATGTCACCCAGCAGTCATGTGATAGCAGTGATGTCACCCAGCCATCATGTGATGTCACCCAGCAGACATGTGATGTCAGGTTTGCTGCCTTAAATGCATTTAACCCATGA